The region AAGGGCGAGCTGCTCTTCGGTGACCTGCTCTCGGTGGACCAGTTGCTGGCCCGGGTGGACGCGGTGACGGCCGACGAGGTCAACGCGCTCGCCGCCGACCTGCTCGCCCGCCCGATGTCGCTCGCGGTGGTGGGCCCGTTCGGCGCGGACGACTTCGCGGCCAGCCACTGACCGTGCCGACGGCTGACCGTGCCGACCGCTGACCCTGACGACGGCTGACCCTGACGACGGCTGACCGTGACGACGGCTGACCGTGACGACCGCTGGGCGGTGCCGACCGTCCGACCCGGCGCGGCACGCGGTGCGCCATCCGGTGAGCCAGCGGGTGGGACGTCCGCGGGTGTCTTCGGCCCGGGTGGGATAGGTTGTGCCCCGTGAGTGACGGACTTGAAGCACTGGCCGAGACGTCGGCGGAGCCGCTCCGGGTCGGGGTGCTGGGCGCCCGGGGCCGGATGGGCATCGAGGTGTGCAGGGCGGTGGACGCCGCCGACGACCTCGAACTGGTCGCGATGATCGACCAGGGTGACTGGTTGTTCAACGCCTCGGACGCGGGTGCCGAGGTGATCGTCGACTTCACCACCCCGGACGTCGTGATGGACAACCTGCACTGGTGCGTCGACCAGGGCATCAGCGTCGTGGTCGGCACGAGCGGGTTTACCGACCAGCGACTCGACCGGGTGCGCAACTGGTTGTCGCGCAAGCCGGGGGTCGGCGTGGTGATCGCCCCGAACTTCGGCATCGGCGCGGTGCTGATGATGCAGTTCGCCGCTCGGGCCGCGCGGTTCTTCGAGTCGGTCGAGGTGATCGAGCAGCACCACCCGGCCAAGGTCGACGCACCCAGCGGCACCGCGACGCACACCGCCCGGCTGATCGCGCAGGCGCGGGCCGAGGCCGGTCTGGGGCCCGTACCGGACGCCACCAAGGACGAGGTGCCGGGTGCGCGCGGGGCGGAGATCAACGGGGTACGGGTGCACTCGGTCCGGGCCACCGGCCTGGTCGCGCACCAGGAGGTCCTGTTCGGTACGAGCGGCGAGACGCTCA is a window of Micromonospora sp. NBC_01699 DNA encoding:
- the dapB gene encoding 4-hydroxy-tetrahydrodipicolinate reductase; protein product: MAETSAEPLRVGVLGARGRMGIEVCRAVDAADDLELVAMIDQGDWLFNASDAGAEVIVDFTTPDVVMDNLHWCVDQGISVVVGTSGFTDQRLDRVRNWLSRKPGVGVVIAPNFGIGAVLMMQFAARAARFFESVEVIEQHHPAKVDAPSGTATHTARLIAQARAEAGLGPVPDATKDEVPGARGAEINGVRVHSVRATGLVAHQEVLFGTSGETLTIRHDSYDRASFMPGVLLAIRSVSQRPGLTLGLDALLD